TCCGATCAGCATGGCGATGATATCGGTCGTACTGCCACTCATACACGGCATAACGTACCACAAGAATAAAAGCCGCAATTCCTATCGAGAAGCCTAAGAGATTGATGACACTAATGGTTTTATATTTCAGGAAATTGCGGATGGCGATTTTGAGATAATTTCGAATCATAGCCAAACACCAGTCGTTTCAATATGAGGTACAACTTTTTAAAGTAAATCTTTCTATCGTTTCATTTCTGCAGTTGATATACTGTCTGAATATTGACGCCACTTTTGCAGCCAAAAGACCATCCGGGGCGCGCTTTTTCCAGTAAAATATAATGTGGAATCAGGTTTGATAAGCTCAGGCTCTGAAATATTTTTTTGAGAAAACAGCCAGCGTTTGAATCCTGAATATTCAACATTTTGACTGCTCTTGTAGGTAGTTATTGTCTTCATAACAAGTTTTGCGACTTTTCCTTCATACATATGAAGATCCAAAACTTCAATCTGGGCTCCAAGATTGAGGAGGTTATAAAAGTCACTTGTTTCTTTTGCGACTACTGTTACGACATTGTCATTGGCGCACAAAATTTCATGTTCCCAAATTGTGTTTGTTCTTTTTTCAAATTCACATATATCACTTTCACCGCGCTTGTAAGGCCTGGATACTCCATTCATGTCAACCGAAATTGTGCTATCAGTGAGAAATGGACGCACCGCCATTTTGTCCATGGCCTCTCTTGCCTTGCAGAATTTTGCTGCGGCAATCATTACTTCATCCTCGTCATCAGCAGGGAAATTTGGCTTCGTGTTATTGCACGATAGTATGAGGAGAAATGTAGTAACCAATTTGAAGAAGAATCTTTGTTTTGTTAAAATCCATCTTTTCATAAATATTTGTTCATGTATAGATCATATGTCATGAAATTATAGTTCATGATGAATGGTGATTTTTACAATAAATTCATCCGCTTTCTTTCCTCTTTTGATGTCAGTATAACCTACCCATGCTTTTTTATCGGTGCCTATAAACTTCCATTCGCCTTGATCTTTTTTGTCCGGATCGATCCTATTCCATTTTTCATTTTCTGTCAGGACTTTACTAATTTGGTTCGACAATTCTTCCATGGATAATTTTGAATTGATTTGGACCATGCTTTCAAATCGATCATTATTGCCATCAAAAGTCAAAGGCGTTCCGTCGAGTTGACGCAAAAGCAAGCGCATTATATTCGAGGTATTACAATCGGCAAGGGAAGCAGCCGCATATTTAGAATCCGGATTCCAATCAAACTCAAGCCAGCGAGCAAAAACTTTGGACCAGCCGTTTCCATAGATATTACCGACGATATGCAGCGATCCGTCGATACCGGAACTCAGGCCTGCCGTGGTGATGATTTTTCCGTTATCGACGAATCGTTTATTCCTTACCAGACGCGCCGAAGGTACTTCGGCCTGGAGTTCGTCGATATAACCCGCGGTAGTGGTGGCTTCAAGACCATTGAGCAATCCGGCTTTGGCCAGAAAAAAAGCGCCGTTGCATACAGACATGACATAATCGGCTTTTTTTGCTCGCTCCTGAATCCAAGTAATCACCGATGATTCCTGACGTGTTTTTTCTACGCCAAACCCGCCGGGCAATAACAGAATATTGACATGGGGACAATGTTCCAGATCGTAATCGGGTATCACTTTCATACCCATATTGGTTAGGACCGTATCCATTTTTTGAGCGACCGTAAAAACATTAAAACCATAGCCCAATACTTCATAAGGGCCGGTATAGTCGATGATCTGAACGCCGTCAAAAAGAAAAATACTCACACTCTTAACTTCCGATTGAGCCGCTAAACTTTTTCCTATCATTGCAGCTATTAGAAAAAATCGTAGCAATTTCATAAACGCTTTCAAATTTAAATTACTTATTTGAATAACTTAATTACTCGGTTTTCCATTTGATCAGTAAGTTATCGCCGTTATTCCTCATCGTTTGTCCGGCAATTAGAAAAAGGTTTTTACTGATTTGCTGAATATTATAGACTTCGTCATTCAACTCGGAAAATTCGATTTTACTAACCTGGCATTTTTCAGTTTCAATATAATATTTGATTAAGACGATGTCCCGTGTGTCAGTTGATGGTTTCCTTATAAATCCAATTCCAATAAATCGGCCGTCGTTGGTAAAGATTCCGTTTTCCAGTTTTATATCTTCAGCAGTTTGAAATATAGTTTTTGCAATGACCTCGCCTTTTTCATCGAGTCGCATGAACAGCAATGCTCCTAAACTGTCTGACTTTTCCAACGTGTGACCCGCTATAAAGATTTGACGGTTTTTGAGTTCGGTGACTACGGATGGGAATTCACCTTTAGATGTCGCAATGATTTTTTTCCAAATGAATTCACCATCGGTCGTAACGCGATACAATAATATATCCGAATTCTGCGGGTAGTTTTCATTGGTGATTCCCGAAATCAATAAGTCGCTGTTTTCCATTTCCATGGTATTATAAAATTTATCCAATTTTTCTTCGCCGAAAGTTTTTTTCCAGATAA
The sequence above is drawn from the bacterium genome and encodes:
- a CDS encoding DJ-1/PfpI family protein → MKLLRFFLIAAMIGKSLAAQSEVKSVSIFLFDGVQIIDYTGPYEVLGYGFNVFTVAQKMDTVLTNMGMKVIPDYDLEHCPHVNILLLPGGFGVEKTRQESSVITWIQERAKKADYVMSVCNGAFFLAKAGLLNGLEATTTAGYIDELQAEVPSARLVRNKRFVDNGKIITTAGLSSGIDGSLHIVGNIYGNGWSKVFARWLEFDWNPDSKYAAASLADCNTSNIMRLLLRQLDGTPLTFDGNNDRFESMVQINSKLSMEELSNQISKVLTENEKWNRIDPDKKDQGEWKFIGTDKKAWVGYTDIKRGKKADEFIVKITIHHEL